In Bradyrhizobium sp. 1(2017), one DNA window encodes the following:
- a CDS encoding arylsulfatase: MNNDGKRAKASTGTVDRRNILLGSTSLAASALISGSPVQMAQAQQGPAAPAAAAPSGRQPNILVIWGDDIGTWNISHNNRGMMGYMTPNIDRIAKEGVSFTDYYGQQSCTAGRAAFIGGNVPVRTGMTKVGLPGAKEGWQKTDVTMATVMKSRGYATGQFGKNHQGDRDEHLPTQHGFDEFFGNLYHLNAEEEPENRDYPKDAEFRKKYGPRGVIKASADGKIEDTGPLSKKRMETIDDETVAAATDFINRQKRANRPFFCWWNATRMHFRTHVREANKNIAGPNSSEYMDGMVEHDNNVGQLLKLIDDLGIANDTIVFYSTDNGPHFNTWPDAGTTLFRSEKNSNWEGAYRVPAFARWPGQFPAGTTLNGIVSHEDWLPTFAAAAGDPEIKQKLLNGVDLNGRRYRNYIDGYNMLDYLTGKAKESPRKEFMYVNDDGQIVAIRYDDWKVVFLENRAQAFEVWREPFVELRVPLLFNLRRDPFERAQHSANIYNDWFLSHAFVIVPLQAMAGQFLKTMKDYPPSQTPGSFNLEKIQKQLQSSSSG, encoded by the coding sequence ATGAACAACGATGGAAAGCGCGCCAAGGCGAGCACTGGAACTGTTGATCGGCGCAATATCCTGCTCGGGAGTACGTCATTGGCCGCGTCGGCACTTATCTCGGGCTCGCCCGTGCAAATGGCCCAAGCGCAGCAAGGGCCGGCTGCACCCGCGGCAGCGGCTCCATCGGGCCGTCAGCCTAACATCCTCGTCATCTGGGGCGACGATATCGGAACCTGGAATATCAGCCATAACAACCGTGGCATGATGGGCTACATGACGCCGAACATCGATCGGATCGCGAAAGAGGGCGTTTCGTTCACCGACTATTACGGCCAGCAAAGCTGCACGGCCGGCCGCGCCGCCTTCATTGGGGGGAACGTGCCGGTGCGAACGGGCATGACCAAGGTGGGCCTGCCCGGCGCCAAGGAAGGCTGGCAGAAAACCGATGTCACCATGGCCACGGTCATGAAGAGCCGGGGCTATGCTACCGGGCAGTTCGGCAAGAACCACCAGGGCGACCGCGACGAGCATCTGCCGACGCAACATGGCTTCGACGAGTTCTTCGGCAATCTGTATCATCTCAACGCCGAGGAGGAGCCGGAGAACCGCGACTATCCGAAGGACGCGGAGTTCCGAAAGAAGTATGGCCCTCGCGGCGTCATCAAGGCGTCGGCTGATGGCAAGATCGAGGACACCGGCCCGCTGTCGAAAAAGCGCATGGAAACGATCGATGACGAGACGGTTGCGGCGGCGACCGATTTCATCAATCGGCAGAAGCGCGCCAACCGGCCGTTCTTCTGTTGGTGGAACGCCACCCGCATGCATTTCCGCACCCATGTGCGTGAGGCGAACAAGAATATCGCCGGTCCGAACAGCAGCGAGTACATGGACGGCATGGTCGAGCATGACAATAATGTCGGCCAACTTCTCAAGCTGATCGACGATCTCGGCATCGCCAACGACACCATCGTATTCTACTCGACCGACAATGGCCCGCACTTCAATACCTGGCCCGATGCCGGCACGACCCTGTTCCGCAGCGAGAAGAATTCGAACTGGGAGGGGGCCTATCGCGTTCCGGCCTTTGCACGCTGGCCAGGCCAGTTTCCGGCTGGCACCACGCTCAACGGTATCGTCTCGCACGAGGATTGGCTGCCGACTTTCGCGGCCGCGGCGGGCGACCCCGAGATCAAGCAGAAGCTGCTCAACGGCGTCGACCTCAACGGCCGCCGCTATCGCAACTACATCGACGGCTACAACATGCTCGACTACTTGACCGGCAAGGCGAAGGAGTCGCCGCGCAAGGAGTTCATGTACGTCAACGACGACGGCCAGATCGTGGCGATCCGCTACGACGACTGGAAGGTCGTGTTCCTGGAGAATCGCGCCCAGGCGTTCGAGGTCTGGCGCGAGCCCTTTGTCGAGCTGCGAGTGCCGCTGCTGTTCAACCTGCGACGCGATCCGTTCGAACGTGCCCAGCACAGCGCAAACATCTACAACGACTGGTTCCTGTCACATGCCTTCGTCATCGTCCCCTTGCAGGCCATGGCCGGCCAATTCCTGAAGACGATGAAAGACTATCCACCAAGCCAGACACCCGGCTCGTTCAATCTGGAGAAGATCCAGAAACAGCTCCAATCCTCAAGCAGCGGCTAG